One Burkholderia sp. 9120 genomic window, TCTCAGCATTGCCGAGCATGAACGACGCATCATCGGCCGAACCGGATTTCACCGGACGCTGTTCCGCCGACCCACCCGCCGCCGCCGCGCCCGCTTCGTTACCGAAGCCGCCGAGAATCACATTGAAGAACGAGCGGTTCATCGCGCGGCACATGATGTACGACAGAATCGCGCCCGACGACCCCACCAGCGAGCCCGCGATAATCAGCATCGGATTGTTCAGCGAGAAGCCGATGCCCGCCGCCGCCCAACCCGAATACGAGTTCAGCATCGACACGACCACCGGCATATCCGCGCCGCCGATCGGGATGATGATCAGCACGCCGAGCACGAACGCGATGAGCGTCATGATGATGAACGGCAGCCACGACTGCGTGAGGAAGAAGATGACGCCGAAGCCGAGCATCGCGAGTGCGAGCATCAGGTTGATCAGATGCTGGCCGCCATACACAACCGGCGCGCCCTGAAACAACCGGAACTTGTATTTCCCCGACAGCTTGCCGAACGCGATCACCGAACCGGAGAACGTAATCGCGCCGACGAACGTGCCGATAAACAACTCGACGCGATTGCCATACGGCAGGAAACCCGGCGTCATGTTGTCCGGATCGACGAGACCAAACGCCGACGGCTCCGACACCACCGCATACGCAATACACACGGCGGCGAGACCGATCAGCGAGTGCATGGCCGCGACCAGTTCCGGCATCTTGGTCATCTCGACGCGCGCGGCGACGAACGCGCCGATCGCGCCGCCGATCACCAACGCGACCAGCAGCAAACCGAGCCCCAACCCGAGATTCGAGCCAAGCGCATTCGCCTGCTTGACGATCAGCGCGAGAGTCGTGACGATCGCGATCGCCATCCCGACCATGCCGAAGGTATTGCCAATGCGCGCCGTCTTCGGATTCGACAGCCCCTTGAGCGCCTGAATGAAACAGACGGACGCAACCAGATAAAGCAGCGTGACGACGTTCAGACTCATTACGCGTTCTCCTTGGCCGTCTTGGCTGCAACGAGCTTCTTCGGCTCTTTCTTGCGGAACATCTCCAGCATTCGCCTCGTGACGAGAAAGCCGCCGAACACGTTGACCGCCGCGAGCCCGACGGCGAGCGTGCCGAAGAACTTGCCCGTATCGCCGACCGTCAAGCCAGCGGCGAGCATCGCGCCGACGATCACGATCGCCGAGATCGCATTGGTCACGGCCATCAGCGGCGTGTGCAGCGCGGGCGTGACGTTCCAGACGACGTGGTAGCCGACGTAGATCGCCAGCACGAAGATGATCAGGTTGATGACGGTGTGGTTGATGACTTCCATCGGTGTTCTCCTATGTCGACCGGAGTTAGCGCTTTAGCGCTTACTTCGGTCCCATGCAACTCGTTGCTAGGTCTTGCGCGTAACTTCGCCGTCGCGGGCCAGCAGCGTGGCCGCGACGATGTCGTCCGCGAGATCGATATTCAACGTGCCTTCCTTCGTGACGATCAGCTTCAGGAAGTCGAGCAGGTTGCGCGCGTAAAGAGACGACGCATCGGCAGGCACCATCGACGCCAGATTCGTATAGCCGACGATCTGCACGCCATGTTTGACGACCACCTGATCCGCGACGGTCAGCGGGCAGTTGCCGCCACGCTGGCCTTCGTACTCGGCGCCGCGTCCGGCGGCAAGGTCGACCAGCACGGAGCCGGGTTTCATCGCCTGCACGGTGTCGACCGAGATCAGCGTCGGCGCGGCGCGGCCCGGAATCAGCGCGGTGGAGATCACCACGTCGGCCTGCTTCGCGCGCTCATGAACTAAAGCTGACTGCCGCGCGAGCCACGACGGCGGCATCGGCCGCGCATAGCCGCCGACGCCTTGCGCGGCTTCGCGCTCTTCGTCGGTTTCATAAGGCACGTCGAGAAACTTGGCGCCGAGCGATTCGATCTGCTCCTTCACGGCCGGCCGCACGTCCGACGCTTCGATCACCGCACCCAGGCGCTTGGCGGTCGCGATCGCCTGCAAACCGGCGACACCCGCGCCGAGAATCAGCACGCGTGCCGCTTTCACGGTGCCGGCGGCCGTCATCAGCATCGGCATGAAGCGCGGATAAAGCGTCGCCGCCAGCAACACCGCCTTATACCCGGCGATGTTCGCCTGCGACGACAGCACGTCGAGGCTCTGCGCGCGCGTGGTGCGCGGCGCGGCTTCCAGAGCGAACGCGGTCACGCCGGCCGCAGCCAGTTTGGCCGAGTTTTCGGCGTTAAACGGATCGAGCATGCCGACCAGCGTCGCGCCGCGCTTGAGCAGCGGCAGTTCGGCGTCGGTGGGAGACTGGACTTTGAGAACGAGGTCGGCGGCGAATGCCGTAGCGGCGTCGACGATTTCAGCGCCGGCGGCCGTAAAGGCTTCGTCAGGAAAGCTTGCGCCGGTACCGGCGCCGCTCTGGATCGTGACCCGGTGGCCCTGGGTCACATACTTCTTGACCGTTTCGGGCGTCGCGGCGACGCGGGTTTCGTGCGCGCGCGTCTCGGCTGGCACTCCGATGTGCATCTTTGTTCCTCCTCGACTTCCTGTTTGACTGACGACAGTTCGGCCGACGAGGCACGCCGGCTTGCAAGTGCAACGGCTAACGCCCCACTTTAACCGAAACCGAAGCCGCGTCGAAATCGGGGACAATGCGGGGGCTTGTACGGATGCGGGCCGCATCGTGCCGCGACGCGCGGGCAGGGCCGCCGTCTTGCCGGCGCGACCCATTGCCACGACTGGACGCCGGTCGGCGACCCAGCCACTCCCCACCCGCTTCCCGGCAGCCCAGGCCCATAAACGGTAAAATGCGCACCCATGAATCCGGAATCCTGGCTGCCGCACGTCACCGTTGCGGCCATTGTCGAGCGTGACGGGCGGTTCCTGCTGGTCGAGGAACATACCGTCGACGGCCTGCGCCTGAACCAGCCCGCCGGCCATCTGGAGGCGGGAGAAACGCTGCTGGACGCGGTGATCCGCGAAACGCTCGAAGAAACCGCCCACCCGTTCGCGCCCGAGGCGCTGGTTGGCATGTACATGACGCATTTCGAGCGGCCCGGTAGCGAAGGCGTGACCTATCTGCGCTTCACCTACTGCGGCACGAGCGGCGAACCGGACCCGGCGCGCGCGCTCGACCCCGACATTGTCCGCACGCTGTGGATGAGCGCCGACGAATTGCGCGCGTGTCCCGAGCGGCATCGCACGCCGCTGGTCATGCAGTGCGTCGACGATTACCTCGCGGGCCGGCGTTTTCCGCTCGATTTCGTGCACACGCATTCGGTCGGGCAAAAACGGTAGCCGTCACGAGCGGCCGACCCACCATCCCATGAAGTCCCGCAGCACCCAGTGAGCATCTTATGAGCAAGCAGAAAGTCGTAGTAGGCATGTCGGGCG contains:
- a CDS encoding Re/Si-specific NAD(P)(+) transhydrogenase subunit alpha, with amino-acid sequence MHIGVPAETRAHETRVAATPETVKKYVTQGHRVTIQSGAGTGASFPDEAFTAAGAEIVDAATAFAADLVLKVQSPTDAELPLLKRGATLVGMLDPFNAENSAKLAAAGVTAFALEAAPRTTRAQSLDVLSSQANIAGYKAVLLAATLYPRFMPMLMTAAGTVKAARVLILGAGVAGLQAIATAKRLGAVIEASDVRPAVKEQIESLGAKFLDVPYETDEEREAAQGVGGYARPMPPSWLARQSALVHERAKQADVVISTALIPGRAAPTLISVDTVQAMKPGSVLVDLAAGRGAEYEGQRGGNCPLTVADQVVVKHGVQIVGYTNLASMVPADASSLYARNLLDFLKLIVTKEGTLNIDLADDIVAATLLARDGEVTRKT
- a CDS encoding NAD(P)(+) transhydrogenase (Re/Si-specific) subunit beta yields the protein MSLNVVTLLYLVASVCFIQALKGLSNPKTARIGNTFGMVGMAIAIVTTLALIVKQANALGSNLGLGLGLLLVALVIGGAIGAFVAARVEMTKMPELVAAMHSLIGLAAVCIAYAVVSEPSAFGLVDPDNMTPGFLPYGNRVELFIGTFVGAITFSGSVIAFGKLSGKYKFRLFQGAPVVYGGQHLINLMLALAMLGFGVIFFLTQSWLPFIIMTLIAFVLGVLIIIPIGGADMPVVVSMLNSYSGWAAAGIGFSLNNPMLIIAGSLVGSSGAILSYIMCRAMNRSFFNVILGGFGNEAGAAAAGGSAEQRPVKSGSADDASFMLGNAETVVIVPGYGLAVARAQHALKELTDKLVEKGIDVKYAIHPVAGRMPGHMNVLLAEAEVPYDMVFEMDDINGEFGQVDVVLVLGANDVVNPAAKTDPKSVIAGMPIIEAYKARTVIVNKRSMAAGYAGLDNDLFYMDKTMMVFGDAKKVIEDMVKAVE
- a CDS encoding NAD(P) transhydrogenase subunit alpha, which codes for MEVINHTVINLIIFVLAIYVGYHVVWNVTPALHTPLMAVTNAISAIVIVGAMLAAGLTVGDTGKFFGTLAVGLAAVNVFGGFLVTRRMLEMFRKKEPKKLVAAKTAKENA
- a CDS encoding NUDIX hydrolase, yielding MNPESWLPHVTVAAIVERDGRFLLVEEHTVDGLRLNQPAGHLEAGETLLDAVIRETLEETAHPFAPEALVGMYMTHFERPGSEGVTYLRFTYCGTSGEPDPARALDPDIVRTLWMSADELRACPERHRTPLVMQCVDDYLAGRRFPLDFVHTHSVGQKR